In the genome of Rhopalosiphum padi isolate XX-2018 chromosome 1, ASM2088224v1, whole genome shotgun sequence, the window caattaacatattataagcaCTTTTCAATGGAACATATtaaactatgaaatattttaaacatcgaTAAAATTGTCTTAATTTCAGCGTGACTattagaaactaaaaataaaaatatctataaaagtaacaattattaaaattatttacttttgttaTGGAGTTCCCAAGTATTTTTTCTATCTCTAATAAAAACATCGGAAGAAAAGTTTAGGGAACGCCCTgaggtattaaattttatcaactaTCATTATCATCTATATCTATACTACaggtaacatatattttaatttaatatctaacaTAGTAACatacatatagttattaatattaaaattgtttttatttgaataatttaatattttggttaaACATAGAGAGTGTGATTCACAAAATTGatcattgaaattattaaatatacctaaagacgatattttaaattcttgtgATTTACTATACCACTCTAAGAGCATTATAAGTGATGATGgcaaatagtgttttttttttttttttatgataacgcCATTGTTTACtgtaaattttttcaaaattgtacataactaaatacaaagtttaataaacagttttcgacttattaaactaaatttacttAGGAAAATGGTCTATGATAATATCCCAAAAACCTGGTTAtggttataaatacatacattatacctatactctAAACTCGATCGGTTTTCGTCGCTGACGGACAGGTCACACCTTAGGTTTTTGTTAACTAATTCCTTTTTCGTTGGTGGTTTGTATGCCAATAAACAGAAAGATGCCACGCCCAAGTATACAAGGCCACCGACCGGGTTGCTTCTTatgttaaatgattataataaagatcataaaattatatattttttgagtcatgtttttattatttattattcaaacaatttagtcaattataatagattatctaatatagtttataaattataatttttaaatcaattaaaaagcATTTAATACCTATTGTAAACACGCGGGTGCACATGCcaatatattatgaatcatAGTTTAACTTACTATTGCAATGTGAGACAATACTTCTTATTaatgtcacacacacacacacacacacacacacacacacacacatataggtATGACTATATGACGTTAACGATGCATTTATATAGGACTGTTGTACTGTACAAGACTCAATATCGGACACGGTACGTCATACGATGTGTGTCTAGATCAGTTGTATGTTTCatttatattgtactattattgtaatcatagagtcatgttattatttgtgttaaataCAAAAATCCTCAAGTTAACTCAAGCTTCAATTTCAACAAATATAAACTATgtgtctaattattttttttctcttagaGCTCTTAGACTTTAGacaatttaagtaaaatgtatactgCAGCGATGAAACGAATCTAAGATTTTTCGTATGtgaatctaatatattttaccaagtAACCTCCATCCTGTAGACAATACTTAAAAAGTTGGGAAGGAACCGTTTAACGAATACCATTTATATTtcgaacattttaataattattaaataacgaatattgtaatatttataatgtaattgatACAAAACTatcttgttaatatattatgttgatagtCAAGCGAACAGTTGAATTAATagaatctaataaattataggaATTATTTACGACTCGGTCTTTAGGTGCatctaaaatgcattttttatactttgacCTATTTAAAGCGCGTTCTGTCAGTTCATGCATCAACACGATCGTCCGCTTACGCTTAATAAGCCCCGACGTCTATGTATCTGTAaacacagtaaaaaaaaataacatgttttCAATttggttacaatattataaaactctgtatttattcatttacggaattaattcaatttacaataatatatagtactgcagtataatgtatataagtcCCAATAgccactatataatatgttaaacattagtttagtaatttatattatatttagatctcttatacgataaattatactaattagtatttagtaataatcatactaataatatactgattatatagtaaaatatgtattatagaattacttaataatatattttatgttatgtacaTAAGCATATATCCCTATTGTGGACCATTGTTCTTAGGTATAACTTAATCTTTAACAACTCCGAAAATACtcgttaaaattgtaattttaataaataaaaattctaaaaaaaattatttttaagtgtaaaaaGACGATTTATTTGAAATGCAGAAGTTCTTACTTCTTGAGTCACCCcttaaatgaaacaaaaattctcaattattttaaaataccgtCTTGaagtatattgataaatttcaaaaactaatttataaagtGATGTTATTATAGATACGAAAAATGCCGattgtaataaaaaacttaaaattaatgccGATGAACCTGAAGCTCAAATTGGCTTAATTAATGAAACTACAAATTCCTATGATGATAATACAGCCAATAATGCTAGTATTGAAACACAAACAAAATCTTTAAATGAGTACGATTAtagattatacaatttaaaagttgttgatactataaattgttatatataagtaGGAATCAAGAAAATTGTATAAGCTGGGATGATCTTTTCATGGCTACAGCATTATTGATGGCTAAACGTAGTAAAGATCCTGTAACACAAGTTGGTGCTTGTATTGTTAATTTAGACAACAACATCGTAGGCACTGGATATAATGGAATGCCTAAAGGATGTAAAGATGATGATTTTCCatgggttaaaaataaatattcaatgttCGACAGCAAATTGACGTACggtaaataatcatttttcgaCTATGTTATCATGTTATgctgataaaataatacatttttaattctcgTTTATATTTTCAGTATGCCACGCTGAAATGAACGCTGTGTTAAATAAAAACTCTATCGATTTGAAAGATTGTATCATATATGTATCGCTTTTTCCGTGTAATGAATGtgcaaaaataattatccaaTCCGGTATCAAAAAAGTAGTGTATTTGTCTAAAAGAAGCACAGCTAAATATAGAGCATCTGAAAAGATGCTTACAGCATCGGGTGTATTAACGAAACAACACACTCGAAAACAGAATATTACACTTAACTTTTCATGAATTTCTCAATACTCcagaaaaatcatattataaatgggTTACCTTaactaacattattaaaattgtatttatttttataaccaataatattttaaattacatttcataattattagttacttattattttctcaatattatcatttgaaataaataaattatatgatataataaaattaaaaaacaatgtgatttctttttgtttattttatattatatattataatagctctAATGAACCTCATTTCGTCAAGAATACCTTTTGACATGcctaaataatgattttcaatgtttagttaaaaatcttgcaaatcgattttattatattgattgaaGATTACTTGACGTTCCAGCTTCTtatctagtttttaatttttttatcttcctGTATCAAaaggaatataatttaaaaaccgaatgattgtatatatttatcagtCATCACCGGTGTAAAGTGTAAACTGCAAATCGACTGTGGTTGATCAATCTGTCTGCGGTGGATTGAATGCAGTGCtcgagatattttttttaaaagtgttttgGTTCTCGGAAAAATCAGTTTAAGTGTACCTCgtagatttttcaaaattaaaaaaaaaatgaataatatggatgtgtgtatattattatcagtttaaCAACTGATATACCTAATAGGTAgtattaaataagataatatacaatgatcaatatatcatattatacataaataaatattatctatattaaaccTTTACGTACGTTCCTTTATAATTTTCCGTAAAACTTACCACAGcactagaaattatttattttatcaattacccCACAATCATACCCCCAAGCAATGGAACTCAACCATCCTTTGCATAAAATGTTACTTTCTCTAATCCTCTCATCTCAACTTTATTTAGATCCTATTTCAccagtacatattttattatcactattttgttttaagttttaaatttgtattttcaatattcttGATACTATTTTAGTTAACTTGTACCTGAATCAATAGCAATCGTTacatcaatacaataaaataaataaataaaaataacgattctGTTAGAAAATGTCATCAAAACTCGTGGTTCGAcgaatattatacctatgtacctattacctatatatgcttatgaaaatttgttataacagcacatattatgtaatgcgaggataaaatattatggcatactgtatgttaataaaaaaaatgtataggtacttactgagaatcgtaaaatatatttatcaaatatattagttatcataatattattagattgtgTATGAAAAGTGCCTAAAACGGGGACTATTTCATAAGTGAATCTACTGAGTTTAATAACTTCGTCCTTCACGTTagtttgtgttaaatttaattaattgataaaatattttcatattgtttaatatttcacaAATTATCGATATTAGATCAATATGTTttcttaacattaaaataaaataaataaattatgatatccaTCTTTAAGACTCGTGCTAAAAAagcattttattgtaattatttctagTCATTCCTCGTTgactcaaaacattttaattcccGATAAAATGCATGATTattgacaaacaaaaaaatacaaacataaatcaaccgtattatacttatataaattattattatgaaaataagaaatactATGGTCAAAAGGTATCTGCCGGTAGTATTAAAATGCAAATAAGACGTGGACCCATAAATCTGAGATTCATACAAGGAGCCTGTAGCTGGTGACTCCCTGTCCCTGtcaactgtaataatattgaacagCAAGAGACGCACGATCGATTCCATAAATTTTCAGACAAAATACATCTTTCAAAACTCAAGTTGATTTCATAACAAGTTTTTTTTCCACTTTATCAACGTCtacttttttaacaataaatatttctatatttcgtGGAATGAgtattgttgaaaaacaaattaacaaatactaaactaaagaaaaacacgtatattttaaaaacaaataatataggtaatagaaCAATAAAAAGAAAcccaataacatataaaatataaatcaaatatagaatattgctcaaagtttaaattgtatataaaattacctAGAAGTCAGAACTCTCACAAAATGATTACATATGGCATCCCAATATGGCAATATTACAATACTTTATACATAGCTATAAtttgtacacaaaataattaacttatttgGTCATTGAATGATACAGCGCATAGAAATTAATGTattgaaacaaattttattcaaacataaatTTCGATATCAATTCacagtatagaataatataaaaactaccatattttaaactttgtaagtaaagaatacattttatctataaagaaatgtatttaaatatcataatattttacgtatacTTTAAGAGTAACTAGAGTGAGagtgtatgtataaaattaaaacttatttacaaataatgaaGTTAACAAATTATATCTAACGTGTTATTTACACTATTACAGTCGTTGTAAAATGGAGATACTTTTCGATAAATTCGCAAATATTCGACTGTGACTGTCGACGTACGTATTACGCTCATTGTCGGAAAATTGGAGACTAAGTTTCGTACAATTAACGAAATCCATAAAGCGCAGTCATCactagaatatatatatatattttacaaacatcgGTTAAATAGTGCCATGacgtcaataaataatatttaaatcgtaaCACACACATTCCGAATATTCACcacaatattgataatatcacgaaaatataaaataaaatattcacacgTGTGTGAGTATGTATTCTACATTTAGATACTTCACAACGATTTAATCATTTCCATTTTCACTGGACATTTAGCGCttgcgtatacataatatagtagtacttttaagtacttaatacatacatatatgtataagatGCCATCTGCAAAGTCTGAGAGTTCCCACACAGATAGGTCTCCCTCTTCATGTAATTTAATGttgttgttttaattgtatacaataccataaaatataccgtacagttgaaaatattattagaaaaacagttatcaatttttttttaatttatagaaataatattataaattgcaattattcattaatttataaaaaacaatttgcaaataatttgtataaaagttCCGTctgtgttatttataaaatatataaaaaatatattaaaattatatatctaccctttatattttattatcatcacaATACGAGTATATTCATCAAACACGACATTCAAGATAACATAAGATGTTTTTGTAcatacattgtaaaatattatatgtttatgataTGTTCACATctgcatataatttatttattataagcgcTCCGAAAAGCAAGAAAGCGACAATATATacgaaacgtataatataaataatatataatatacaatcaaatAGTTTtaggaattatattattataaacatattattattacttacacaccaaataaaaagtaaacataattttgaataagagttagtgataaattataaatttatcagttaaaatatacgtaattatactatattataaacatttatatttaaatttaacaaaaataaattatcaataaaatatcaacttaCAGGAAAACAACATTCTAATTGAATATGCAATAAGGTgcataaagaataatatttttgcgaTGGTACACTACACggaatgaaaatgtattttgtatatagtgGGAAAATCCATGTTGAGTAATTTAAGGAtaaattttaagtcattaaataATCGTTGTTTAACTGTAAACTATTGAGCCACGGGAGATACACATGTCAACTACAGTTAAATTAGTttcatttgttataaattttaaaaattgtttttgaatattttaaattttatcaagcACGTTCGATATTGTTTATCAATAGCCAATAGTACCGTAACTATTATTAGCACTCTGCAGTAGGCTTGCATACTTTTTATTAGTACCTAtcaaattgtaaaaacaaaacaaaataatatgtgagtACAAGTCTCTAAATATCTGAAATGTTGTGGTTTTACAACAAATCGATTTACGTTtcaacaaacatttaaaataaatatttttttcttatgtttttaatacatttataaactggATACGAAAACCATATTACAGATACCATCCTTTTTCTCCCcacttttcataaataaataaaatgtaggtatatggtTTATTTCTTgcactgatataatatatacatgtgtgtaacacgcatataatattataatcttagaATGACGACAGCGACAACGGCGCTCAACGGTTCTCTCTGAGTCTCTGACGTCTGTTGTCgttcttaaaatataacaataataataataataataagatataatttaatcGTCGACACGTCTCAGTGGAGGCGGCCGGAAATAGTTTGTTGTTTGCCATGACAAAGCAAACAATACTACGACGACACGTATTACTACGTAAATACAGggtgaaacaaaaataaagctGATGAATGTAACTTTAATAACTTAACTTTTGTTCTGATCAATATTCGGAATATAAATTGAACTATTATTAATCGCAATGgttatatttaatgatgaatacagtttgaaaatattgattagaacgaaaattattttgcagttggataattatatttatcagtttatttttgttagttacaCCCTGTGTATACAAACACATCTAAGGAGCAGTATTTGGGCTTATATGCACGGGCAATATGACGTGTTGTTGAGAAATCTACAAAAGAGTTCTCTCTAATGGTTAAACAAAATCGTCTCCGATCGGAACCAGGAAGATGATGGGGAAGGgtgagtataaatatatatatatatatatatataatatataaactcgtGATCGACAGCAGCCAGCAGCAGATGTTTCGCGTACATTCGGGCAATTAGCGATCACTCCACCGTACTActacgcgtacctatataatatattatattatcatcgtgcGCCAAACGTATTATGCCGATCCACCGAGCAGGCGAGCAAGCATGCATATAAGGTTGCCGTTCGATTGTGAGCGTATACACTATACGTTAtcgataatatatttctatgatCAATCGCGTAGCTTTCTTATACGTCATGTCGTACATACAATCCGTCGCTGTCCGTTAAActgttattaatagttaatattaccaATAGGCGCAAGGTTTTACGCATTTGGTGCATTGAAATAAATCAAATCTGACGAAAAAACACTATTATAGTGTTCGTAATCAAAATGTTACATACGATTTATTGTTCGAAgagaaattacaattataacacatatttaaagaGAACTAATGTAGAACCAAAAGAAATGTTCAATAACTGCAATATTATAGAAGCTCTCAAAGATTAAAGCAAGCCGGGCACATTTGGAGAATGGAATGCCAAATACGATAAATCATGATTTGGAGTATCATATCGGAAAACACCAAGATACCTTTTAATATAGCACCGCTGATGAGAGTGCGTGGAAACGTCAATGGTATGTAAACGAtctggaataaaataaaaactggtaCACGATGAACAACCCGTTTTCGTTTTAACCGATAGCTGCAGTCGATGTAAAAGCACGTGGCAGTTGTAGCTCAACCATTTATCACGTGGGTCAAGTGTAATAATATGGGTCTCTggtaatattattggtttatacAATACAACCTTATACAGCGACGGTACCGTAGTCGGGAATACAAAAGTCATATAGTCACTTCGCTGCACCTGAATTTTCGCAGTTTCAATAATTGgattccataatatatatataaatgaatagatACCTGAAAGGCAGGTAATTTGATGTTCAATCATtttctgtattatatttacaaaatttgtcTACTCAATATCACTTAAGTTTATACTATacacttgaaattttaaattaaaatctttaaaactttGATTTACTTAGACTCCTGTAGGGGAATGAAAACTATTAGAGATGACACATTATATTACAGTGGTAGTGGCGTGGCTTGTATTTTGGTCAATAAAAAGTTGCATACAATCTGTATctatgtaaaagttttaaattcgacacaggtgaatttttttttaatatcttagcTGTTTCGTGGATAATATAGCGAACAAACTTCGCCTGCAAGTCCAAAACGTATTAGCgtgttaaacataataatgaatttctgcttttaaataatgattaactcTTTATAGTATAGACCAATGATAATATGCGCGCAATATTCACCGCggcaataaaaatcattttccgAGCATTCAAAGACATTCGATCATCAGACCCATCACTTTCGCCGCCCGCATAATATGaagttattttcttaatttatcgTCCGTAGCGTGTAGGTAGCACACAACACGCAGATTATATAGGGTTCCCGCAGAACTATATTTTTTAGCCGTTTAACGGAcatcggtaataataataataataataataatagtaatataatcgcCATACCACTGCGATTCACAACCGATTATAATAATCTCACGTCGGCCACGTTTTATACGATGTCGTACATGCGCAAATATAATAAAGCGCGCGGTGTaggtaaagtatatataatataatagctatttatatacatataagtatacggGTAGACGTCGTTAAAACAACAACGATTATTTTACaagcgtatatgtatatatatatacaatattatcataatataagggTACGCGACAATATCGGATTATGGGACATACATCCGACCGGGATGACGGGGTGTTCGATCTCACTACTGTACACCGGagttaatatatcattattattacgtatgatTACAGCCGTATACGGCGGGTTGCGCGCCCGTTTTggtgtcgtataataatattaatatacatgataCGGTGCACTTACCTGAATTACATAATGTCACATATAGAGCGGGATGAATATTATCAGTTAGGTCGGAGACATTATGTACGCAAGATAGATACTAACCGCCCACGTCGTAGCAGCATATAGGTACAcgtataaaaaccaaaataaccaCCCTCCTCCCCAAAAAATCTCAGTCGCTGGCCCCACCGTCACTGTCTACAACACGAGTAGTCGTCACGATCCGCTCGCGTATATACACCCGTTCAATTATAATTCGCGCATGCCGTAATAATTAATGcattgttatataatacacgACGGTACGCGGTATAGCATCACGTaaggagtatattattatttttattacattatgcaCCATCGGATTCTCgtttcagaaatattttatcgGACCGTCGCGAATAATTATTTGTCtacacacacgcgcacgcgATTAAAAGGGGCGTCCGGGGCAAACGTTTCCCAATAAATCGAGTAGTGTTGTTTTGTCTCTCCAGAGTACAATAGTACACGATGTATTACATCGCTATGAACcacgaattataaatattatgtacttatacttGTGCTATCTTAATTCGTGAATTGAAAAATTGAGTAGTTCAATcactataatgataataatatatgacgaGGGAATTCGACAAACGGAATTGAACGAAatctttaaacaataataaatctattatttaccggatttagatttttaatttaaaagccatgaaataattttcagtaaaaaaaaataaaaatacagtaaaatgtttttttactttaacattGTTTTAATATGTCTTACTTTAGTTACaacttttttagttaataaaataaaaatcgaaaaatcatCTCATACAATATAGCAAGAGACGAGTGCTATCAACTAAACTTGATTTCCAAGGACTATACTTGACAATATTGTATAgttctttcaaaaaaaaaatgtgcacaaaaatgaatatgattttaaaatcaaccACGACACACTTTTTTGCGAATAATATACGatgataaacacaaataaaaaaaatttcctcatttttttacgaaaaatacGCGTGTCTATTATATagttacgttttatttttaaatataaatccacaaaacattaattatttaaaataatctttgtaaatgtatttttctagGCGTATTTAAATACTTGACCAGTATTCGCGTAAAACGTGGAcacgttataataaaatattgcagTCATCGATGCAAAGTTATCGTTTTCACGTCGACGAGTTTCTTCCTTTCACGTTGCTCTCatcaatttaatgataaattaatttagcgCGGGTCTACCGCCGTTGCTGCGTttgagaaattttttttaatacacaatatatgtaatatatatacatcagtATAAACGTCTCGTTGCGTTT includes:
- the LOC132931976 gene encoding uncharacterized protein LOC132931976 isoform X4 — encoded protein: MGARKTGEMIVWFSVIIAVIGWCVDCYIEDLCPNCNLYQDSAEVRSHCAYPCQCANRDPVCEPGVPHTRDGCGCCPVCARQDGDPCDGIAVCDQRKGLVCQYDDYYSPAGICRDTKNADCNKKLKINADEPEAQIGLINETTNSYDDNTANNASIETQTKSLNENQENCISWDDLFMATALLMAKRSKDPVTQVGACIVNLDNNIVGTGYNGMPKGCKDDDFPWVKNKYSMFDSKLTYVCHAEMNAVLNKNSIDLKDCIIYVSLFPCNECAKIIIQSGIKKVVYLSKRSTAKYRASEKMLTASGVLTKQHTRKQNITLNFS